One region of Armigeres subalbatus isolate Guangzhou_Male chromosome 3, GZ_Asu_2, whole genome shotgun sequence genomic DNA includes:
- the LOC134225781 gene encoding uncharacterized protein LOC134225781 has translation MGLNQTQLQIFAENRDKDFWYGPYEELALFNFWKSIKDKSEGLMFTRRLEQYTLITCNFTSADPTEPVLSFSGDAIVINDEVNTENVPPNCDSVQLPLNGHTTNTANEDDPFVDVLIWPKVNDAAGKGPRKKVEHIPSVATSSKWLEWHNKKENDKKEKENAKLARMEKRRLLKEQKLLMQKEKNKKKSNRKTDSQVTLRN, from the exons ATGGGCCTAAATCAAACTCAGCTCCAGATATTTGCTGAAAATCGTGACAAGGATTTCTGGTACGGCCCATATGAGGAACTGGCTTTATTCAACTTCTGGAAAAGCATTAAAGATAAATCCGAAGGACTTATGTTCACAAGACGTTTGGAGCAATACACTTTAATTACCTGTAACTTCACTTCAGCTGATCCGACAGAACCTGTACTGTCGTTTTCCGGTGATGCAATTGTAATTAACG ACGAAGTCAATACAGAAAATGTACCTCCTAACTGTGATTCAGTGCAACTTCCTTTGAATGGCCATACTACAAATACAGCAAACGAGGACGATCCGTTTGTTGATGTGCTAATTTGGCCAAAAGTCAACGATGCTGCAGGAAAAGGCCCGAGGAAGAAGGTGGAGCACATCCCCTCTGTGGCTACAAGTAGCAAATGGCTAGAGTGGCACAACAAAAAGGAAAATGAtaagaaagagaaagaaaatgCGAAACTTGCCCGAATGGAAAAACGTCGTCTACTAAAGGAGCAAAAACTACTCATGCAAAaggaaaagaataagaaaaagagCAATCGCAAAACTGATTCTCAAGTTACGCTTCGGAATTGa
- the LOC134223480 gene encoding ATP-dependent RNA helicase bel, giving the protein MSNAINQNGTGLEQQFAGLDLQQPQCAQDSGNLKSSSARYVPPQLRSGRGGGGGGGPENDNQSGRGGGYDRGGRGGDDYSGGSRYGDRDRGDYYGNRDFNRGRGGGGGGRYQNDRRDNYNRGGGGGGYNRGPPPDRAPEQDLQPQPEEYQQNGGEPTIDSFVDRGEQPRNDGNWNNNARGGRQGDFRDRRMDNPPPQNDRWQEPSSNGENRGGYGGGGYGGYRGGRDERGPGMGGRWNERSRGDIDYTQLTERDERLEMELFKHGNTGINFSKYEDIPVEATGEAVPPNINTFDDIELTEIIENNVKLARYDVPTPVQKYAIPIIITGRDLMACAQTGSGKTAAFLVPILNQMYKHGVAPPPNRPSNRRKQFPLGLVLAPTRELATQIFEESKKFCYRSRMRPCVLYGGNNTQEQMRELDRGCHLVVATPGRLEDMIMRGKVGLDNIRFLVLDEADRMLDMGFEPQIRRIVEECKMPPTGERQTLMFSATFPKAIQELASDFLHKYIFLAVGRVGSTSVNITQSIFWVEEHDKRSHLLDLLSNIKAQNEGDEKDCLTLIFVETKKSADSLEEFLYNYSHPVTSIHGDRTQKEREDALKCFRSGRCPVLVATAVAARGLDIPNVKHVINFDLPAEIEEYVHRIGRTGRMGNLGIATSFFNDKNRNVANGLVRLLQETQQEIPSFLEDMTSDRSWASRSRGGGRNQRYGGSSSTFGSRDYRQQSNNRGNNRDQRGGGGGRSGGYGGGGGGGYGREEGSYYRNGGGGGGGGGGGGNYGGSYSNSGGASDWWNE; this is encoded by the exons TTTGCTGGTCTGGACTTGCAGCAGCCGCAGTGCGCGCAAGATTCGGGTAATTTGAAATCTTCGTCTGCTCGTTACGTTCCACCTCAGCTGAGAAGTGGCCGTGGtggtggtggcggcggcggTCCTGAGAACGATAATCAGTCCGGCCGTGGAGGAGGTTACGATCGCGGCGGCCGTGGTGGCGACGATTATTCCGGAGGATCAAGATACGGCGACCGTGACCGCGGAGATTACTACGGTAACCGTGACTTCAACCGTGGTCGTGGTGGTGGCGGCGGTGGACGCTACCAAAACGATCGAAGAGACAACTACAACCGTGGTGGTGGCGGCGGTGGATATAATCGTGGACCTCCACCAGACCGTGCCCCAGAACAAGATTTACAACCCCAACCGGAGGAGTATCAGCAAAATGGCGGCGAACCAACTATCGATTCATTTGTCGATCGTGGCGAGCAACCGAGAAATGATGGTAATTGGAATAACAATGCTCGCGGTGGTCGCCAAGGAGATTTCCGTGATCGGCGAATGGATAATCCTCCGCCGCAAAATGACAGATGGCAAGAACCTTCCTCGAACGGAGAGAATAGAGGAGGATACGGAGGAGGTGGCTACGGAGGCTACCGCGGCGGCAGAGACGAACGCGGACCCGGCATGGGTGGACGCTGGAACGAACGCTCCAGAGGAGACATCGACTACACGCAACTTACCGAGCGCGACGAGCGCTTGGAAATGGAGCTCTTCAAACACGGTAACACCGGTATCAATTTCAGCAAGTACGAAGATATTCCCGTGGAGGCGACGGGTGAAGCCGTGCCACCGAATATTAACACTTTCGATGACATTGAGCTGACAGAGATTATCGAGAACAACGTAAAACTGGCGCGCTACGATGTACCAACACCGGTTCAGAAGTACGCTATCCCTATTATTATTACCGGACGTGATTTGATGGCTTGTGCTCAGACGGGATCCGGAAAGACGGCCGCATTCCTGGTTCCAATTTTGAATCAGATGTACAAGCATGGAGTTGCTCCACCACCGAATCGTCCATCCAATCGCCGCAAGCAGTTCCCGCTTGGACTAGTGCTGGCTCCAACTCGTGAACTGGCAActcaaattttcgaagaatctAAGAAATTCTGTTATCGCTCTCGCATGCGCCCTTGCGTCCTCTATGGTGGAAACAATACTCAGGAACAAATGCGCGAACTAGATCGCGGTTGTCATCTAGTTGTTGCTACACCTGGACGTCTGGAAGATATGATCATGCGCGGTAAGGTTGGACTCGACAATATACGTTTTCTCGTTCTTGATGAGGCCGATCGTATGCTGGACATGGGATTCGAGCCTCAAATTCGTCGTATAGTTGAAGAATGCAAAATGCCACCGACCGGAGAACGCCAAACTCTGATGTTCTCAGCCACGTTCCCGAAAGCGATCCAAGAGCTAGCAAGCGATTTTCTTCACAAATATATCTTTTTGGCCGTTGGTCGTGTAGGATCCACTTCCGTCAACATCACTCAGTCAATCTTCTGGGTAGAAGAACACGACAAACGCTCACATTTGTTGGATTTACTCTCAAACATCAAAGCACAGAACGAAGGTGACGAAAAAGACTGTCTAACGCTAATCTTCGTTGAAACGAAGAAATCCGCCGATTCattggaagaatttttataCAATTACAGTCACCCTGTCACTAGCATTCATGGTGATCGCACCCAAAAGGAACGTGAGGACGCACTCAAGTGTTTCCGCTCTGGTCGCTGCCCAGTTCTAGTTGCAACGGCGGTAGCGGCCCGTGGCTTGGAtattccaaatgtcaaacatgtCATCAACTTTGATTTGCCAGCAGAAATCGAAGAATACGTGCACCGCATCGGTCGTACCGGCCGTATGGGTAATCTCGGCATCGCTACCAGTTTCTTCAATGATAAGAACCGGAACGTGGCTAACGGCCTAGTTAGACTACTACAGGAGACCCAACAAGAGATTCCGTCATTCCTGGAAGATATGACCAGTGATCGTTCGTGGGCAAGCCGTAGTCGTGGTGGCGGTCGCAATCAGCGCTATGGTGGATCAAGTTCTACTTTCGGTTCTAGGGATTACCGTCAACAAAGCAACAATCGTGGCAATAACCGTGATCAACGAGGCGGTGGAGGGGGCCGAAGCGGTGGTTATGGCGGTGGAGGTGGAGGTGGATATG GTCGTGAGGAAGGAAGCTACTACCGCAACGGAGGCGGaggcggtggtggtggcggtggcGGCGGCAATTATGGTGGCAGCTACAGCAACAGCGGTGGCGCCAGTGATTGGTGGAACGAGTAA
- the LOC134221872 gene encoding uncharacterized protein LOC134221872 has protein sequence MGRIVKIRKQYDAQTLSDAICEARRTSNIRATSKKYNIPFTTLFRRVKNEKRKLLPGPNPTLLPEEENRIKNWVIYMAKAGFPVCEVDLKHTVKDYADKIRKHRSIPETFPSKNWSSRFLARHPDIKKKLVNNLSKAAAKVTEPQLRNWFAEVEKLLLEDGIDMAIFDNPDRVLNFDESGFQLVPKRYKALCSDVENSYLVTNNSEKESYTALFGSTAAGDLTPPMILYPGKRISKEMVENIPKGWSVGVSDEGWQTSKTFYEYIVNDLYAWLKDKGTEFPVLIFVDGHKSHVSVELVEFCAQQGLILISLYPNATRILQPLDRNFSARSSKFGARCSDNVCWETAVHV, from the exons ATGGGACGTATCGTCAAGATCCGGAAGCAATACGACGCGCAGACTCTTTCCGATGCAATTTGCGAAGCCAGGAGGACCAGCAACATCAGAGCTACATCGAAGAAATACAACATCCCCTTTACGACGCTTTTCCGACGAGTAAAAAACGAGAAAAGGAAGCTGCTACCTGGTCCCAATCCCACCTTGCTGCCGGAGGAAGAAAACCGTATTAAAAACTGGGTGATTTACATGGCGAAGGCTGGATTTCCTGTTTGTGAAGTTGATCTGAAGCATACGGTTAAAGATTACGCGGACAAAATAAGGAAACACCGTTCCATTCCAGAGACTTTCCCAA GTAAGAACTGGAGCAGTCGTTTTTTGGCACGACATCCggatattaaaaaaaagctgGTCAACAACCTGTCGAAAGCTGCAGCAAAGGTTACTGAGCCTCAGTTGCGTAATTGGTTCGCAGAGGTAGAGAAATTACTGTTGGAGGACGGCATCGATATGGCTATTTTTGATAATCCAGATCGTGTATTGAATTTCGATGAATCTGGATTTCAACTTGTACCAAAGCGCTACAAGGCGTTGTGTTCGGATGTAGAGAACTCGTATCTTGTGACCAATAATTCGGAAAAGGAGAGTTATACTGCTTTGTTTGGAAGTACTGCAGCTGGTGATTTGACACCCCCAATGATCCTGTATCCGGGAAAACGAATAAGCAAGGAAATGGTTGAGAACATACCCAAAGGTTGGTCAGTTGGAGTCTCCGACGAGGGATGGCAAACTTCGAAAACCTTTTACGAATACATTGTCAATGACTTGTATGCGTGGTTAAAGGATAAAGGAACTGAATTTCCGGTTCTGATTTTCGTCGATGGGCACAAGAGCCATGTAAGCGTCGAGTTGGTTGAGTTCTGCGCACAACAAGGATTGATTTTGATCTCTTTGTACCCGAACGCGACACGAATTTTGCAGCCACTGGACAGAAACTTTTCGGCCCGTTCAAGCAAATTTGGAGCAAGGTGCTCCGACAACGTTTGTTGGGAAACAGCAGTGCACGTGTGA